The genomic segment CGGGCCTTATGATAATTTTGACCTGGAAACAGCCCATGTCCTGCCTGCGATTATGCGAAAAATTTATCTGGCGAAACTCCTGAGCGAACAGAAATATGACGCGGTCGTTCAAAATTTAAACCTCAAAACGATTGAGGAAGCCAGAGCATACCTGTCTCGATTCGGAGTGGATGAGAACAAGGTGGAAATCTGGGGAACGGGCAGGCCATTGCGGGAATTTTTGTGGTCCGAGGATATGGCCGACGCCTGCATTTTCCTGATAGAAACCGGCCATCCTTTTCACACACCAATTAATATTGGGACCGGCGAGGAAATCAGCATCAAGGATCTGGCGGAAATGATTAAAAAAACCGTCGGTTTTGAAGGCGCGCTGTTTTTTAACGCTGAAAAACCGGATGGAACCATGCGCAAACTGACGGATATCTCCAAATTGCGCGCGCTCGGCTGGAAACACACTGTCGCGCTGGAAGAGGGCATTCAAAAGCTGTTTGACGCGTACGCCCGGTAGAACGCTACGCGCATCCCTGATTTTTTTATGGATAAAACCCTCAATCTTCCTTATAAAACAGCCTTAAGATATGGAACATATGCTTCATAAAAATTAATGTGTAAATACAATAGGTTGATATAAACCTATTGAAAACGGCAGGTGTAGAGTACGATGAAAAATTACTGGATAAGGGATGGCATTGAAGAAAATATTTTCGATGTTATCCGTCTTGTCGATGTGCTGGTTTTATTAATCACGGCACATATCGCTTATTTTTTGCGTCTAAATTCTTTTGTCCTTCCGGGAAATTACCTTGGTTTTATCCTTACCGACACCGTTTTTTTTCTGATTGTGGGGCATTTATCCGGCCTCTATAAACTTCGCTGTTTGCACGGCCTGTTCAAACAAGTCAGCCTGCTGCTTTTGGCAAACATCCTGCCTGTCATCTTTTGCCTTTCTATAACATTCCTCCTGAAATCATCCGCTGACTTTTCCAGACTCTGGCTGGCCTACTGGCTGTTTTTAAGTTTCAGCTTTTTATGTGTGGAACGCTACGCCTTCAGCATATGGTTCCGCCAAAAACTGAAGCAAAGACGTTTTGTCCGCAAGGCTATCCTGGTTGGAGACACAGCCAAAACAAAAAAGTTAATGGGCCTTATCAACGATTCGAAACAAACAAAGATAGAAGCTCTCGCGATTTATCTTCCGAATGATGATGGTCATGACAGCGAGAGATTCGGTCTGCCCGTCATTCGGGACATAAACAGTCTCATAGAGCTATCTTATAAAGAAAAAGTGGATGACGTTATTATCGCATGTGAAATGGAGTCCGAAGAAGGTATGAACCAGATGTTGTCGGATTTACGGGCCCTGCCGTGCCACGTCCATTACTGTCTGCCCACCGTTTTATTCGGAAGGGAATCGCCGGACCGCCTCTGGGAAGCCCCGCTGGTCTCCATTTACCGCCGGCCTCTCGGTAACCGGCAGGTTTACATGAAACGCCTGTCCGATATCGTTATTTCCTTTCTTTTACTCCTTTGTTTTTCCCCGGCTCTCCTGATAAGCGCCCTCCTGTTAAAAATGAATAAGGCGGAAAGCGTCCTGTTCAAGCAAAGCCGGAATGGTTTTATGGGAGAAGTTTTCAATATCTATAAATTTCGTACGATGACCGTCACGGATTCCGGGGAGGGTGAAGTCAAACAAGCCCAGAAACAGGACCCGCGCATTACCAAAACAGGAGCGATCCTGCGAAAAACAAGCATGGACGAATTGCCGCAGTT from the Rhodospirillales bacterium genome contains:
- a CDS encoding undecaprenyl-phosphate glucose phosphotransferase, encoding MKNYWIRDGIEENIFDVIRLVDVLVLLITAHIAYFLRLNSFVLPGNYLGFILTDTVFFLIVGHLSGLYKLRCLHGLFKQVSLLLLANILPVIFCLSITFLLKSSADFSRLWLAYWLFLSFSFLCVERYAFSIWFRQKLKQRRFVRKAILVGDTAKTKKLMGLINDSKQTKIEALAIYLPNDDGHDSERFGLPVIRDINSLIELSYKEKVDDVIIACEMESEEGMNQMLSDLRALPCHVHYCLPTVLFGRESPDRLWEAPLVSIYRRPLGNRQVYMKRLSDIVISFLLLLCFSPALLISALLLKMNKAESVLFKQSRNGFMGEVFNIYKFRTMTVTDSGEGEVKQAQKQDPRITKTGAILRKTSMDELPQLFNVLRGEMSIVGPRPHAVSHNAYYNDLVDSYAARNRVKPGITGWAQIHGCRGETDTLDKMKKRVAYDLYYIENWSLFMDLKIILLTPFALFHKNAYWAPITDLAPVKKSDA
- a CDS encoding GDP-L-fucose synthase, with amino-acid sequence MKQNSKIYVAGHQGLVGRAIVQNLQDKGYTNLVTRTHCDLDLTDTKAVTSFFKEEKPECVILAAAKVGGIVANDTYPADFIYENLMIQNNVIHQSYKHGVQKLLFLGSSCIYPKDAPQPMPEECLLTGPLEKTNEPYALAKIAGIKMCESYNRQYGTDFMAVMPTNLYGPYDNFDLETAHVLPAIMRKIYLAKLLSEQKYDAVVQNLNLKTIEEARAYLSRFGVDENKVEIWGTGRPLREFLWSEDMADACIFLIETGHPFHTPINIGTGEEISIKDLAEMIKKTVGFEGALFFNAEKPDGTMRKLTDISKLRALGWKHTVALEEGIQKLFDAYAR